One window of the Diachasmimorpha longicaudata isolate KC_UGA_2023 chromosome 9, iyDiaLong2, whole genome shotgun sequence genome contains the following:
- the LOC135166113 gene encoding low-density lipoprotein receptor-like isoform X2, with product MGRWDPPGRLLVALTAVLLTFCTIGTWGEEQLSTEVEKACSLKQFQCDNGKCLPMPWVCDGHADCTDNSDESPAKCKPEACKETEFKCKNGKCIPGLWHCDTEPDCFDRSDEDPAVCLSRNCTETEFQCAPGECISKSWVCDHQSDCQNDLDEKNCHNDTCRTDQFTCANKKCIQSSWVCDQEEDCDDGSDEKNCEPVTCLPDRDFSCSAFSCITSKWRCDGDKDCLNDADEIGCPNPTRGHYPSHCAEQEFDCGDSRTCIPQSWICDNEADCVNGADEAPEICKNITCRADQFQCGDHQCISGHSYCDGKPDCRDSSDEKNCTSKPSPCDLETQFECSEGSCIPLDHVCNKKPDCLGWEDESEKRCGVNECENDNGGCTDICIDMPIGYRCACRPGYRLINNRTCEDIDECLEPGSCSQFCLNEKGTFKCSCAPGYLRDPKNLTRCKAAEGHASLLFARRHDIRKVALDRQEMTAIVNNTKMATALDFVFRTGMIFWSDVSDKKIYKAPIDEGNQRTVVIDQDYTTADGLAVDWIYNHIYWTDSEKNTIELSNFDGNMRKTLIKDMVQEPRAIALNPLEGWMFWTDWGEEARIERAGMDGSHRSIIVGTEVSWPNGLTLDLVGKRVYWVDAKLHIIASCNYDGTGRRTIHYSLETLRHPFSITTFEDYVYWSDWDKQTIFKANKFTGLELKAVTPLTSLQHPMVVHVYHPYRQPDGTNQCQAVNGHCSHFCLPAPRINIRSPLLSCACPDGLVLSEGLTCVENVTTTAAPTTQTSARPFRRIEIDISTTSGPTTIFHMSGEKNLKKEPTDPGLVAGIVIGVVTLGLLLLALVAVLLYRHYLHRNVTSMNFDNPVYRKTTEDQFSLEKNRFPLPAATVGEEAQEPLTSPGTNDYV from the exons CTGAAGCCTGCAAGGAGACGGAATTCAAGTGCAAAAATGGAAAGTGTATACCCGGATTATGGCACTGCGACACTGAGCCCGACTGCTTCGATCGCTCCGACGAGGATCCCGCTGTTTGCC tatcCAGAAACTGCACCGAGACAGAGTTCCAGTGTGCCCCAGGTGAATGTATATCAAAATCCTGGGTATGCGATCatcaatcggactgtcaaaaCGATTTGGACGAGAAAAATTGTCACA ATGACACCTGCCGAACTGATCAGTTCACTTGTGCCAATAAAAAGTGCATACAGAGTAGTTGGGTATGCGATCAGGAGGAGGATTGCGATGATGGAAGTGATGAGAAGAACTGCGAACCAGTTACTTGTCTCCCTGATCGGGACTTCAGTTGTTCAGCATTTTCCTGTATAACATCGAAATGGCGATGTGATGGAGATAAGGATTGTCTCAATGATGCTGATGAAATTGGATGCCCTAATCCAACGCGTGGTCACTATCCCAGCCATTGCGCTGAACAAGAATTTGACTGTGGTGATAGCCGGACTTGTATTCCACAGAGTTGGATCTGTGATAATGAGGCGGACTGCGTGAATGGAGCTGATGAGGCACCGGAGATATGTAAAAATATTACTTGCAGAGCTGATCAATTCCAGTGTGGAGATCATCAGTGCATTTCAG GTCACTCCTACTGCGATGGTAAGCCGGACTGTAGAGACTCCAGTGATGAAAAGAATTGCACATCAAAGCCCTCCCCCTGCGATCTGGAAACCCAGTTTGAATGCAGCGAAGGTTCTTGCATACCATTGGATCACGTATGCAATAAGAAGCCCGACTGTCTCGGTTGGGAGGACGAGAGTGAGAAGAGATGTGGTGTCAATGAATGTGAAAATGACAACGGTGGCTGTACTGACATATGTATAGACATGCCAATTGGTTATCGATGCGCTTGTCGTCCTGGTTATCGACTCATCAACAATAGAACGTGTGAGGACATAGACGAATGCCTAGAGCCCGGCAGTTGTTCACAATTTTGTCTTAATGAAAAAGGTACATTCAAGTGTAGCTGTGCACCAGGATATCTCAGGGATCCAAAGAATTTAACACGTTGCAAAGCTGCCGAGGGTCATGCCAGTTTATTATTTGCAAGACGTCATGATATACGTAAAGTTGCTCTCGATCGTCAAGAGATGACAGCTATTGTTAACAATACAAAAATGGCAACAGCCCTTGATTTTGTATTTCGCACCGGTATGATATTCTGGAGTGATGtgtctgataaaaaaatttataaagcaCCAATTGACGAGGGAAATCAGAGGACAGTGGTGATTGATCAGGATTACACGACTGCTGATGGGTTGGCCGTTGATTGGATATATAATCACATTTACTGGACTGATTCTGAGAAAAATACTATCGAACTTTCTAATTTCGATGGCAATATGAGGAAAACTCTCATTAAAGATATGGTACAGGAGCCCAGGGCCATTGCACTTAATCCACTTGAGGGCTGGATGTTCTGGACGGATTGGGGTGAGGAGGCCAGGATCGAGAGGGCTGGCATGGATGGATCTCATCGATCG ATAATTGTGGGCACCGAGGTATCCTGGCCAAATGGCCTGACCCTGGATTTAGTAGGGAAACGAGTGTACTGGGTTGATGCAAAACTCCATATTATAGCATCATGCAATTACGATGGAACTGGCAGACGTACAATTCATTATTCCTTGGAAACACTGAGACATCCATTCAGTATAACAACATTCGAGGATTACGTTTACTGGTCAGACTGGGACAAACAGACAATATTCAAAGCCAACAAATTTACGGGACTGGAATTAAAAGCCGTTACACCACTGACATCCCTCCAGCATCCAATGGTTGTCCACGTTTATCATCCCTACAGACAGCCTGATGGTACTAATCAGTGTCAGGCGGTTAATGGTCACTGCAGTCACTTCTGTCTACCCGCACCTAGGATAAATATACGATCACCATTGCTCAGTTGCGCATGTCCTGATGGCCTTGTACTCTCCGAGGGACTCACGTGCGTTGAAAACG TAACAACGACAGCGGCACCGACAACTCAAACATCTGCGAGGCCATTTAGAAGAATTGAAATTGATATATCGACGACGAGTG GGCCGACGACTATTTTCCATATGAGTGGAGAAAAGAATCTGAAAAAAGAACCAACTGATCCTGGACTTGTAGCTGGTATCGTCATTGGTGTTGTCACACTGGGTCTCTTGCTACTTGCACTTGTAGCAGTATTATTATACAGGCATTACCTACATCGTAATGTTACCAGCATGAACTTTGATAATCCAGTCTATAGAAAAACAACTGAGGATCAGTTCAGTCTTGAGAAGAATAGATTTCCCCTTCCAGCAGCGACAGTAGGAGAAGag GCACAAGAACCACTCACAAGCCCTGGCACCAATGACTACGTTTAA
- the LOC135166113 gene encoding low-density lipoprotein receptor-like isoform X1, translating to MGRWDPPGRLLVALTAVLLTFCTIGTWGEEQLSTEVEKACSLKQFQCDNGKCLPMPWVCDGHADCTDNSDESPAKCKPEACKETEFKCKNGKCIPGLWHCDTEPDCFDRSDEDPAVCRAKNCSSEQFTCRSGNGECVALSWMCDDNPDCTDGSDEADCNDTCRTDQFTCANKKCIQSSWVCDQEEDCDDGSDEKNCEPVTCLPDRDFSCSAFSCITSKWRCDGDKDCLNDADEIGCPNPTRGHYPSHCAEQEFDCGDSRTCIPQSWICDNEADCVNGADEAPEICKNITCRADQFQCGDHQCISGHSYCDGKPDCRDSSDEKNCTSKPSPCDLETQFECSEGSCIPLDHVCNKKPDCLGWEDESEKRCGVNECENDNGGCTDICIDMPIGYRCACRPGYRLINNRTCEDIDECLEPGSCSQFCLNEKGTFKCSCAPGYLRDPKNLTRCKAAEGHASLLFARRHDIRKVALDRQEMTAIVNNTKMATALDFVFRTGMIFWSDVSDKKIYKAPIDEGNQRTVVIDQDYTTADGLAVDWIYNHIYWTDSEKNTIELSNFDGNMRKTLIKDMVQEPRAIALNPLEGWMFWTDWGEEARIERAGMDGSHRSIIVGTEVSWPNGLTLDLVGKRVYWVDAKLHIIASCNYDGTGRRTIHYSLETLRHPFSITTFEDYVYWSDWDKQTIFKANKFTGLELKAVTPLTSLQHPMVVHVYHPYRQPDGTNQCQAVNGHCSHFCLPAPRINIRSPLLSCACPDGLVLSEGLTCVENVTTTAAPTTQTSARPFRRIEIDISTTSGPTTIFHMSGEKNLKKEPTDPGLVAGIVIGVVTLGLLLLALVAVLLYRHYLHRNVTSMNFDNPVYRKTTEDQFSLEKNRFPLPAATVGEEAQEPLTSPGTNDYV from the exons CTGAAGCCTGCAAGGAGACGGAATTCAAGTGCAAAAATGGAAAGTGTATACCCGGATTATGGCACTGCGACACTGAGCCCGACTGCTTCGATCGCTCCGACGAGGATCCCGCTGTTTGCC GTGCCAAGAATTGCTCAAGTGAACAGTTCACCTGTCGTTCAGGAAATGGTGAATGCGTTGCATTATCTTGGATGTGCGACGATAATCCAGATTGCACTGATGGCTCTGATGAGGCTGACTGCA ATGACACCTGCCGAACTGATCAGTTCACTTGTGCCAATAAAAAGTGCATACAGAGTAGTTGGGTATGCGATCAGGAGGAGGATTGCGATGATGGAAGTGATGAGAAGAACTGCGAACCAGTTACTTGTCTCCCTGATCGGGACTTCAGTTGTTCAGCATTTTCCTGTATAACATCGAAATGGCGATGTGATGGAGATAAGGATTGTCTCAATGATGCTGATGAAATTGGATGCCCTAATCCAACGCGTGGTCACTATCCCAGCCATTGCGCTGAACAAGAATTTGACTGTGGTGATAGCCGGACTTGTATTCCACAGAGTTGGATCTGTGATAATGAGGCGGACTGCGTGAATGGAGCTGATGAGGCACCGGAGATATGTAAAAATATTACTTGCAGAGCTGATCAATTCCAGTGTGGAGATCATCAGTGCATTTCAG GTCACTCCTACTGCGATGGTAAGCCGGACTGTAGAGACTCCAGTGATGAAAAGAATTGCACATCAAAGCCCTCCCCCTGCGATCTGGAAACCCAGTTTGAATGCAGCGAAGGTTCTTGCATACCATTGGATCACGTATGCAATAAGAAGCCCGACTGTCTCGGTTGGGAGGACGAGAGTGAGAAGAGATGTGGTGTCAATGAATGTGAAAATGACAACGGTGGCTGTACTGACATATGTATAGACATGCCAATTGGTTATCGATGCGCTTGTCGTCCTGGTTATCGACTCATCAACAATAGAACGTGTGAGGACATAGACGAATGCCTAGAGCCCGGCAGTTGTTCACAATTTTGTCTTAATGAAAAAGGTACATTCAAGTGTAGCTGTGCACCAGGATATCTCAGGGATCCAAAGAATTTAACACGTTGCAAAGCTGCCGAGGGTCATGCCAGTTTATTATTTGCAAGACGTCATGATATACGTAAAGTTGCTCTCGATCGTCAAGAGATGACAGCTATTGTTAACAATACAAAAATGGCAACAGCCCTTGATTTTGTATTTCGCACCGGTATGATATTCTGGAGTGATGtgtctgataaaaaaatttataaagcaCCAATTGACGAGGGAAATCAGAGGACAGTGGTGATTGATCAGGATTACACGACTGCTGATGGGTTGGCCGTTGATTGGATATATAATCACATTTACTGGACTGATTCTGAGAAAAATACTATCGAACTTTCTAATTTCGATGGCAATATGAGGAAAACTCTCATTAAAGATATGGTACAGGAGCCCAGGGCCATTGCACTTAATCCACTTGAGGGCTGGATGTTCTGGACGGATTGGGGTGAGGAGGCCAGGATCGAGAGGGCTGGCATGGATGGATCTCATCGATCG ATAATTGTGGGCACCGAGGTATCCTGGCCAAATGGCCTGACCCTGGATTTAGTAGGGAAACGAGTGTACTGGGTTGATGCAAAACTCCATATTATAGCATCATGCAATTACGATGGAACTGGCAGACGTACAATTCATTATTCCTTGGAAACACTGAGACATCCATTCAGTATAACAACATTCGAGGATTACGTTTACTGGTCAGACTGGGACAAACAGACAATATTCAAAGCCAACAAATTTACGGGACTGGAATTAAAAGCCGTTACACCACTGACATCCCTCCAGCATCCAATGGTTGTCCACGTTTATCATCCCTACAGACAGCCTGATGGTACTAATCAGTGTCAGGCGGTTAATGGTCACTGCAGTCACTTCTGTCTACCCGCACCTAGGATAAATATACGATCACCATTGCTCAGTTGCGCATGTCCTGATGGCCTTGTACTCTCCGAGGGACTCACGTGCGTTGAAAACG TAACAACGACAGCGGCACCGACAACTCAAACATCTGCGAGGCCATTTAGAAGAATTGAAATTGATATATCGACGACGAGTG GGCCGACGACTATTTTCCATATGAGTGGAGAAAAGAATCTGAAAAAAGAACCAACTGATCCTGGACTTGTAGCTGGTATCGTCATTGGTGTTGTCACACTGGGTCTCTTGCTACTTGCACTTGTAGCAGTATTATTATACAGGCATTACCTACATCGTAATGTTACCAGCATGAACTTTGATAATCCAGTCTATAGAAAAACAACTGAGGATCAGTTCAGTCTTGAGAAGAATAGATTTCCCCTTCCAGCAGCGACAGTAGGAGAAGag GCACAAGAACCACTCACAAGCCCTGGCACCAATGACTACGTTTAA
- the LOC135166113 gene encoding very low-density lipoprotein receptor-like isoform X3, with translation MGRWDPPGRLLVALTAVLLTFCTIGTWGEEQLSTEVEKACSLKQFQCDNGKCLPMPWVCDGHADCTDNSDESPAKCKPEACKETEFKCKNGKCIPGLWHCDTEPDCFDRSDEDPAVCRAKNCSSEQFTCRSGNGECVALSWMCDDNPDCTDGSDEADCNDTCRTDQFTCANKKCIQSSWVCDQEEDCDDGSDEKNCEPVTCLPDRDFSCSAFSCITSKWRCDGDKDCLNDADEIGCPNPTRGHYPSHCAEQEFDCGDSRTCIPQSWICDNEADCVNGADEAPEICKNITCRADQFQCGDHQCISGHSYCDGKPDCRDSSDEKNCTSKPSPCDLETQFECSEGSCIPLDHVCNKKPDCLGWEDESEKRCGVNECENDNGGCTDICIDMPIGYRCACRPGYRLINNRTCEDIDECLEPGSCSQFCLNEKGTFKCSCAPGYLRDPKNLTRCKAAEGHASLLFARRHDIRKVALDRQEMTAIVNNTKMATALDFVFRTGMIFWSDVSDKKIYKAPIDEGNQRTVVIDQDYTTADGLAVDWIYNHIYWTDSEKNTIELSNFDGNMRKTLIKDMVQEPRAIALNPLEGWMFWTDWGEEARIERAGMDGSHRSIIVGTEVSWPNGLTLDLVGKRVYWVDAKLHIIASCNYDGTGRRTIHYSLETLRHPFSITTFEDYVYWSDWDKQTIFKANKFTGLELKAVTPLTSLQHPMVVHVYHPYRQPDGTNQCQAVNGHCSHFCLPAPRINIRSPLLSCACPDGLVLSEGLTCVENGPTTIFHMSGEKNLKKEPTDPGLVAGIVIGVVTLGLLLLALVAVLLYRHYLHRNVTSMNFDNPVYRKTTEDQFSLEKNRFPLPAATVGEEAQEPLTSPGTNDYV, from the exons CTGAAGCCTGCAAGGAGACGGAATTCAAGTGCAAAAATGGAAAGTGTATACCCGGATTATGGCACTGCGACACTGAGCCCGACTGCTTCGATCGCTCCGACGAGGATCCCGCTGTTTGCC GTGCCAAGAATTGCTCAAGTGAACAGTTCACCTGTCGTTCAGGAAATGGTGAATGCGTTGCATTATCTTGGATGTGCGACGATAATCCAGATTGCACTGATGGCTCTGATGAGGCTGACTGCA ATGACACCTGCCGAACTGATCAGTTCACTTGTGCCAATAAAAAGTGCATACAGAGTAGTTGGGTATGCGATCAGGAGGAGGATTGCGATGATGGAAGTGATGAGAAGAACTGCGAACCAGTTACTTGTCTCCCTGATCGGGACTTCAGTTGTTCAGCATTTTCCTGTATAACATCGAAATGGCGATGTGATGGAGATAAGGATTGTCTCAATGATGCTGATGAAATTGGATGCCCTAATCCAACGCGTGGTCACTATCCCAGCCATTGCGCTGAACAAGAATTTGACTGTGGTGATAGCCGGACTTGTATTCCACAGAGTTGGATCTGTGATAATGAGGCGGACTGCGTGAATGGAGCTGATGAGGCACCGGAGATATGTAAAAATATTACTTGCAGAGCTGATCAATTCCAGTGTGGAGATCATCAGTGCATTTCAG GTCACTCCTACTGCGATGGTAAGCCGGACTGTAGAGACTCCAGTGATGAAAAGAATTGCACATCAAAGCCCTCCCCCTGCGATCTGGAAACCCAGTTTGAATGCAGCGAAGGTTCTTGCATACCATTGGATCACGTATGCAATAAGAAGCCCGACTGTCTCGGTTGGGAGGACGAGAGTGAGAAGAGATGTGGTGTCAATGAATGTGAAAATGACAACGGTGGCTGTACTGACATATGTATAGACATGCCAATTGGTTATCGATGCGCTTGTCGTCCTGGTTATCGACTCATCAACAATAGAACGTGTGAGGACATAGACGAATGCCTAGAGCCCGGCAGTTGTTCACAATTTTGTCTTAATGAAAAAGGTACATTCAAGTGTAGCTGTGCACCAGGATATCTCAGGGATCCAAAGAATTTAACACGTTGCAAAGCTGCCGAGGGTCATGCCAGTTTATTATTTGCAAGACGTCATGATATACGTAAAGTTGCTCTCGATCGTCAAGAGATGACAGCTATTGTTAACAATACAAAAATGGCAACAGCCCTTGATTTTGTATTTCGCACCGGTATGATATTCTGGAGTGATGtgtctgataaaaaaatttataaagcaCCAATTGACGAGGGAAATCAGAGGACAGTGGTGATTGATCAGGATTACACGACTGCTGATGGGTTGGCCGTTGATTGGATATATAATCACATTTACTGGACTGATTCTGAGAAAAATACTATCGAACTTTCTAATTTCGATGGCAATATGAGGAAAACTCTCATTAAAGATATGGTACAGGAGCCCAGGGCCATTGCACTTAATCCACTTGAGGGCTGGATGTTCTGGACGGATTGGGGTGAGGAGGCCAGGATCGAGAGGGCTGGCATGGATGGATCTCATCGATCG ATAATTGTGGGCACCGAGGTATCCTGGCCAAATGGCCTGACCCTGGATTTAGTAGGGAAACGAGTGTACTGGGTTGATGCAAAACTCCATATTATAGCATCATGCAATTACGATGGAACTGGCAGACGTACAATTCATTATTCCTTGGAAACACTGAGACATCCATTCAGTATAACAACATTCGAGGATTACGTTTACTGGTCAGACTGGGACAAACAGACAATATTCAAAGCCAACAAATTTACGGGACTGGAATTAAAAGCCGTTACACCACTGACATCCCTCCAGCATCCAATGGTTGTCCACGTTTATCATCCCTACAGACAGCCTGATGGTACTAATCAGTGTCAGGCGGTTAATGGTCACTGCAGTCACTTCTGTCTACCCGCACCTAGGATAAATATACGATCACCATTGCTCAGTTGCGCATGTCCTGATGGCCTTGTACTCTCCGAGGGACTCACGTGCGTTGAAAACG GGCCGACGACTATTTTCCATATGAGTGGAGAAAAGAATCTGAAAAAAGAACCAACTGATCCTGGACTTGTAGCTGGTATCGTCATTGGTGTTGTCACACTGGGTCTCTTGCTACTTGCACTTGTAGCAGTATTATTATACAGGCATTACCTACATCGTAATGTTACCAGCATGAACTTTGATAATCCAGTCTATAGAAAAACAACTGAGGATCAGTTCAGTCTTGAGAAGAATAGATTTCCCCTTCCAGCAGCGACAGTAGGAGAAGag GCACAAGAACCACTCACAAGCCCTGGCACCAATGACTACGTTTAA